The genomic window AGCCAAGGAAAGGCCTATGAGAACAAGCGCAAAACAGGCCGGCCGCGGCAGAAGTGGGGCATGACTATTCGATTTGACTCAAGCTTGAGTAGACTCAGAAGAAGCTTGGATGACAAACCCTATAAATGTACTGAATGTGAAAAGAGTTTCAGTCAGAGTTCAACTCTTTTTCAACACCAGAAGATCCATACTGGAAAGAAATCCCATAAATGTGCTGATTGTGGGAAAAGTTTCTTTCAGAGTTCTAATCTCATTCAGCATCGACGGATCCATACTGGGGAAAAGCCCTACAAATGTGATGAGTGTGGAGAAAGCTTTAAACAGAGCTCAAATCTCATTCAGCaccagagaattcatactggagaaaaaccctatcaGTGTGATGAGTGTGGCCGGTGTTTCAGCCAGAGCTCCCACCTTATTCAACATCAGAGAACCCACACCGGGGAGAAACCCTACCAGTGCAGTGAATGTGGCAAATGTTTCAGTCAGAGCTCTCATCTGAGGCAGCACATGAAGGTGCATAAAGAAGAGAAGCCTCGTAAAACTCGGGGCAAAAATATCAGGGTGAAGACTCACTTACCCTCTTGGAAAGCTGGTACAGGAAGGAAGTCTGTGGCTGGTCTCCGTTAAGTGTAGGGCTTTTTGACAGCTTTTTGAGCCcccttgagaaaaaataaaaagtaaaaaatgaatcttttttaGAAATAGAGATGCTTTATAGTAGATCACTTAAATACTGGATCTTTTGCTAGTGTGAAAACATTGGGAATTTAATGACATTGAGCTGAAAGAAATTACATGAGTCCAGCtaccctcatttcttttttatgtgacATGGAGcacaaagaactgaaaatacgTTTTGAGGGAGCATGACATTGTTGACCTAATTTGAAATTACTTCCGTTTTCAAACACTATCATGATTTGCagatacattttgagaaaaacCATCATGTTTTGAGGATACATTTGTGAAAGTGCAGGCATGCCAATGATTACTCAGTTTTAGGACtgtggaagaaaaaattaaaagggagaAGAAATTAATTCCACTACTTTTGAAGTTCTGCAACAGACGAGATTTTGTTTGTAAAGTTTTGTAGTATATTAACCATTGGTTTATGACTCTAGATtcaacatattaaaatgtattcaagCTCACAGATTTTTAATCAGTAAGGCCCATCTATAttagttcttttatttcttctccttgttGACAGCTGTTAATTAAAGGAGTAAGGATTTCcctgtttgtttgtgttttaaccAAATTCTTAGAGATGCTATAGAATCTAAATGAGAACTGAATTGAACCTTAAGTCTCCTATTCCTACTAATAGAGTTCTTTGTGATGGTAACTGCTGTGTCATTTGTTTTCCACAAGTTGGGATGGATTCATGTCGATCCATTCCCATGTCCTTGACCTCTTCTGGCATTCTTTTGTGCTCTGACAAACTGAGCCAGCCTTTTAGATCTACATGAATAAACGAACTATTTTACCAAGAAAAATCTCAGCTTGCTTTCTGCTAATTAAAAACCTACAATTTACACACCTCCCTGCCTTCAAGACTGTGAGCTTTAGATAGCCCTGCTTAAATGTTTGTCAACAACAAGAGTCATGTAATGTGTCAGTGCATTGTAGCTCCTTTGAAATTTAACTCTTTCTATGTTACATGAATTGTTTTAAGGAGTCCGGCAAACATGTTTATTCACTTCCATGAGAATGGTGCCAAGTGTCAGACTCTGATGAGCCCTCAGCTCAGGTTTTAATTTCTATTGAATGCTAACATTCTTCTgattttttggtatcttttatATCGGTTTCTGCTGTATTAATGACAattattcatgaaaataaaaaatgaaatattttgtatactactaccttctgtttatttttctcctgggGAATTGCTTTAATTATTTAGACACTAGATCTAAAATCACAGCTTTTGGATGGATCACTTGCTTTGCCTGTTTTTGATTTCCTCACACTTGAACTTTGCCTTCCTCCTGGCCTTGCATTTGAGCATAGGGCCATAGAAGTTGGCCTTGTTATGGCCTTGTTGACAAGTGCCATTCCGCAGAATATTCACAAGGTGTTTTGTAAGCATGAGATGATCACAGTTTTTTACGAAAGAAGTGATCTTTGGCCGCCCTGTTACATCCAAGTCACTCCTTGGCAGGACTGTGGCTATGGGGCCTTTTTGAGGATTTATCAATGCTCTTCACATTAGTGTTGTGTCTGGAATAGCTTCAGGCCAGGGCCAACACTTCTTTCCTAAATTTCAGGAATTTGCCCATTCTGACAGCAAACAGGGCTGTGCACAGTAgtgatgttaaaaataatttaacaagcaGTATGCCCTTCAGGACAGCAGAAGAATTGTCACAGACTAAGGTCCCTTGTGTGCTTTGAGCATGGGGATGCATTACTCTGTTCCTCCACTGTGTTGGGGAACATGTGGAGAGGAGCACAGATAAGGGGTATTTTTGGTTAATAGAGCTCTGGACCAGTGGAAGATAGATGGAGCCAGTCTTGATCTAGAGCTGTCCCAGGGTTTTCAGAGTGTAGTGACTATATGGGATTTGGGATTATCTTCCTTGGGTAGAAGGTATATTGTGtgtggaaggaggaaagaaggataTTTGGTGAGATCCAAATGTTGGCCCCATGTTTCCTGGAACCCTTACAGTGCTGTGAGAAACGACACTAGGTCAGGCCATTTGAGTTAGTGATGTTTTTAAAAGCTGTTGTGTGATTCTCTGTGCTCATATTTCCCAGGCCAAAGTGGAGCTGACATTTAGGTAGTTCCTGAGCCTCTTGCCAACCTGCTTTGGGTATcacatgagtgagaaataaactgttGAGATAGGCCACAGATTTCAGTGTAGATTTGGTACCCGTCCTGATGGATGCACCCATCCTGCTGTTTTTGTGCATCTCTGGACCCAATCATCCGTCTTAAAAGTTCTATCCTTTCAGTGGCCTGATGAGAAAAAACAGCTTTTTGAGGTTCATAGTTGAGAAACACTGCCTCGCCTCCCCTacattctctttctgtttctagcCGATACCCTgtaatacttccttttttttttttttttttgcctggggACCCTTCTCTTTGTTCCTTACTGAGACTTAAAGGCAGCATTAAaacttgtttgtgtgttttatttgtatCCCATGACTGTGGCCTGAGGTGAAAGTCCCCACACATAGAGTTGCCGGAATGTCCTGTGATGTCAGCCCTGGAAGTTGAAAATTTGTCCTGAGACTAATATGCTGTCTTCAAACATGGGAGAAAGGGGTGACTGTCCCTCCACCATGCACAGTCTGAGTGTGGCAGGACCCATGAGAGGATGCTGAGTGGGTGCCAGGAGGACTCACCTCCAAGAGCAAGAGCCTCCGGTCCCTGTTCCACATTGATTTCAAACAGACCAACCAGCTTGGACAATTGAAATTCTTAATTGCAGTCATGATGAACTGAAGACCAGAGGACCTTCCTCCAATTTCCCGGTCCACATGAAGTGCTAGATTGTAACGTAACCCTAGATATGTTGAGGGAACTCCAAAATAGGATTTCTCACCACACTGGTAAAATAGGGGGACTATTTTAATCTCATTTAGCGATAAGTATGATGGCTGTTTCCTAAATTCAGAGTTCTGTAGTAAACTGATAACTAACAGattcttttctgtcatttttcaaataaagcatTGTGACATCTGGTAAAagaattacttttgtttttcttgttttattgttcAGAAGAAGTGCAAAATAATCCAGACCAgtttaaaattgataaattttacTGCTGAGTGATGGACAGAGACAAAAATGACAGAAACATTATTCATAGCTGCATTCCTTACAGTAAAGCCAAGCACAAATAGCTGTATTGCTTAGAATCATTGCATTTAAATATAGCAAGATCAAATCTTTCATAGTCTTTATGgatgatatttttttcctttgatccACATGGTTGGTAATGTGTCAGAATAGATTCAGCAATTTTGTCCTACTAAGTAATGGCATTTTATAATTCTAGTGTTATAATATCTGACAGTATTTTACTTAGAACTTTTACATCAATATACATCAACTGACTTAGTTGCAAGTTTCTTTTTGTATGTTATCTTTGTCATAAATGTCAATTACATCGTAGAGCATTTCAGGAACTGTGTCGAGTTCATAATACCAGGTTACAAATGTGTTACACTATATCCCAATTTGTCAAGAGACCTCTCAGGCACAGATTTTTGAATTCAGGAATTCAGGATGGGTATGCCAATTTAAATGAAGCTTCTGAGATGAATAACCTTAAATCCCAGAGAGACCCTGGTTATATCTTTATGTTCAGGGCAATCTAAATGGGTCCCCTAGGATACAAGAAGCCTGTCTATTCAGTGGGATTAAAAGGCTAAATATCGGAATTTAGGCAGGTAAGTCAAAGAGGGGACACTATGATGATTCGGGGGCAAACAGTCATGAAGAGAAGCTCAGGTtcagtgagaaaactgaagccattCTGTGTATTCCACATAGTTTAATATAGCTAGTTAGACTTTCTGTTATGTCCATGTTTCTTCTTTGCCTGATAAGTTCACCAATTCGGTTTAACCCAGCACCTGCATTCCATTTTCTCTATTAGAGTAATTGGTctggtttctctttttctagCTAGACTTTGGCTGAAAGGacaataataagagaaataaa from Theropithecus gelada isolate Dixy chromosome 9, Tgel_1.0, whole genome shotgun sequence includes these protein-coding regions:
- the ZNF22 gene encoding zinc finger protein 22 yields the protein MRLAKPKAGISRSSSQGKAYENKRKTGRPRQKWGMTIRFDSSLSRLRRSLDDKPYKCTECEKSFSQSSTLFQHQKIHTGKKSHKCADCGKSFFQSSNLIQHRRIHTGEKPYKCDECGESFKQSSNLIQHQRIHTGEKPYQCDECGRCFSQSSHLIQHQRTHTGEKPYQCSECGKCFSQSSHLRQHMKVHKEEKPRKTRGKNIRVKTHLPSWKAGTGRKSVAGLR